TTCTCCTGCTTGTTTACCTGTTCCAAAAACTTTGTCAATTAAACCTATTTTCATATCAGGTTGTACATAAATAGATTTTTCTTCAATTACTTGTTGAGTCTTTTCATCTAGGTGTTTAAATGTATCTATCAATATCACTTTAAGCTGATCAGAATTCTTCAACTTTTCGGGATCTACATTAATTGATTTAGCATATTCAATAAAGCTATCTTCATCTAGTACATTTAAGTCTACTCTATAGAGGATTTTTCCACCTTCTTTTTTATTTGTTGGACCAATCCATTTTTCTGAATCATCAGGTACGATATTATCATCAATCCATGAGTATAGATGCATTGTCTTTACAATACTAGCACTCGTCACATTATCTAGCGTAGATAGAGACTTTAACATTGTTGTATCTTCATTTATATTTGTTACTTGAATATCATAATTAACGTTCCTTTGTGATAGTTCTATCGATTTTTGTAAATTATCGGTAAAAAAAGAAACCGTTATAAAAAGGATAATACTCACCACAAAAGAAAAGATCGTTATGTCGTATCTTTTTTTATTTCTTTTTACATTTTTCAAACCGATTTCAGCTTGAATTCCAAACAAATTCCGAACAATTTTTGATGTCTTAATTTCTTTACCTGTTAGCTTGACATCTTGAGTTTGGCGTATGGCATCAATAGCTGAAACTTTTGAAGCTTTCCGAGCTGGTAAATAACATGATATGAAGATTGTAATTAGTGAAACACCAATTGCAACCAACATTGACACTGGCGTAACGGTTAGCGTTAATAGTTTCTCACCTATATTTAAAGATTGTTGTATATATGTGTTAATAATTGAGAGCGTAATAATTACACCTATTACCCCTGTAATCATACCTATCGGAATGCTAATGAAGCCGACAATTGCTGCCTCGAACAAAACAGAATTACGTTTTTGAATCTTTGTTGCACCAACACTGCTTAACATTCCTAAATATCGAGCACGTTCAGCAATACTTATCGTAAAGGCATTATAAATTAAGGCTACCGAGCCAACTACAATAACCGTTATAATAATGATTTCTGAAGCAAAGATTGTCATTCTTAAGTTTCCTTTGCCTGTCACTCCATAATAATTCAACAAGTGAGTATTGTATTGGATCTTATCAGCTTTGATATTATTTTTTATAGCTAAAGAACTTGAGGTATCATATAAAGATTGACTGACTTTATTTAGAACGATATATGCATCAACTTCTTTGTTTGTTATAAGTGATTTCTCATCTAAATAGCTTATAATCATATATCCAGGTGTAGATAATGTTGTATCCCACGACGGACTTTCAATCTCCCCAACAATTGTATAAGTTTTTAATTGTGTATTTTTTAATGTTTCAATGTTAACTCCATCTGTCCTTTGTAATGGTACCATT
This sequence is a window from Cytobacillus sp. IB215665. Protein-coding genes within it:
- a CDS encoding FtsX-like permease family protein; translated protein: MNIINKLTLRHLKKNKKRTIVTIIGIVISVAMVTAAATLTTSFISALQENAMEQTGEWHVVYNDVNKDQIESIKQDENIKAMSLANDVGAALLEGEQNRSKPYLFVKEYNEQAYNQFPFQLLAGRFPKADNEVVISKDLVTNSGGKYEIGDHFTIEVGERFVIDESGEEPLDQMVPLQRTDGVNIETLKNTQLKTYTIVGEIESPSWDTTLSTPGYMIISYLDEKSLITNKEVDAYIVLNKVSQSLYDTSSSLAIKNNIKADKIQYNTHLLNYYGVTGKGNLRMTIFASEIIIITVIVVGSVALIYNAFTISIAERARYLGMLSSVGATKIQKRNSVLFEAAIVGFISIPIGMITGVIGVIITLSIINTYIQQSLNIGEKLLTLTVTPVSMLVAIGVSLITIFISCYLPARKASKVSAIDAIRQTQDVKLTGKEIKTSKIVRNLFGIQAEIGLKNVKRNKKRYDITIFSFVVSIILFITVSFFTDNLQKSIELSQRNVNYDIQVTNINEDTTMLKSLSTLDNVTSASIVKTMHLYSWIDDNIVPDDSEKWIGPTNKKEGGKILYRVDLNVLDEDSFIEYAKSINVDPEKLKNSDQLKVILIDTFKHLDEKTQQVIEEKSIYVQPDMKIGLIDKVFGTGKQAGETFINSVQIAAVTDQYPMGDITIDFLEFEIVMPESLVEQLFPSSYVQDFFTDLYLTSSDPMTTYTEIEELNDANFSIYSSHVEQKQNKQLMLLIKAFSYGFTILITVISVANIFNTISTSIALRKREFAMLKSIGMTSKEFNKMINYESIFYGIKSLLYGLPISIVIIYAIHRAMMNTSKLDFTIPWMDMMFVIIAIFLIVVGAMLYSSAKVKKENIIDALKMENI